The Metabacillus sediminilitoris genome window below encodes:
- the gcvPA gene encoding aminomethyl-transferring glycine dehydrogenase subunit GcvPA: MTATYRYLPDTEQDQKEMLDLLNVSSIDELFEDIPAEIRLEGELNIPAAVPEPLLMKKMQQLSSQNKNANNYPMFLGAGTYDHYIPSVVDHMISRSEFYTAYTPYQPEISQGELQAIFEFQTMVSELTGMDVANSSMYDGFTSLAEAASLAVASTKRSKVLISKAVHPESRAIINPVSLGQGYTVEEVDLATDVTDLVKLQEQIGKDTSAVIVQYPNFFGSIEDLAEIKKIADAHGALLIVSANPLALALLQAPGKLGADIVIGDMQPLGIPMSFGGPHCGYFAVSKKFMRKIPGRIVGQTTDEQGKRGFVLTLQAREQHIRRDKATSNICSNQALNALASSICMTALGKQGVRHMAQLNFEKADYMAKRLQEKGFTIKNQSPFFNEFVVELPRPVKEVNEKALEAGIIGGYDLGIDYGFDNQMLIAVTEQRTKEEIDQFVKVLEDVVNG, translated from the coding sequence ATGACAGCAACATATAGATACCTTCCAGACACGGAACAAGATCAAAAGGAAATGCTTGACCTTTTAAATGTCTCCTCAATAGATGAGTTGTTTGAAGACATTCCAGCTGAAATTCGACTAGAAGGCGAATTAAACATTCCAGCAGCGGTTCCTGAGCCGTTACTAATGAAAAAAATGCAGCAGCTTTCTTCACAAAATAAAAATGCAAATAATTACCCAATGTTTCTAGGTGCAGGCACATATGATCACTACATTCCAAGTGTAGTAGATCATATGATTTCAAGATCTGAATTTTACACAGCTTATACACCGTATCAACCAGAAATTAGCCAAGGTGAGTTACAAGCTATTTTTGAATTTCAAACAATGGTAAGTGAATTGACAGGAATGGATGTTGCCAATTCTTCCATGTACGATGGCTTTACTTCACTTGCTGAAGCTGCGTCACTTGCAGTTGCGTCAACAAAACGATCAAAAGTGCTTATATCAAAGGCAGTTCATCCTGAATCCCGTGCGATAATAAATCCGGTTTCATTAGGTCAAGGATACACTGTTGAAGAAGTAGATCTTGCTACTGATGTTACAGATTTAGTGAAGTTACAGGAACAAATTGGCAAGGATACTTCAGCAGTAATTGTTCAATACCCGAATTTCTTCGGTTCTATTGAAGATCTAGCAGAAATTAAAAAGATTGCAGATGCACACGGAGCACTGTTGATTGTAAGTGCAAATCCACTTGCACTTGCACTGTTACAAGCACCAGGTAAACTTGGAGCAGATATTGTGATAGGTGATATGCAACCACTTGGAATACCGATGTCCTTTGGTGGACCACACTGTGGATATTTCGCAGTGAGTAAAAAATTCATGCGTAAAATACCAGGACGAATTGTAGGACAAACAACAGATGAACAAGGAAAACGTGGATTTGTGTTAACATTGCAAGCACGTGAACAACATATTCGCCGTGATAAAGCGACATCCAATATTTGTTCCAATCAGGCATTAAATGCTCTTGCTTCTTCTATTTGTATGACGGCACTTGGAAAGCAAGGAGTTCGTCATATGGCGCAGCTGAACTTTGAGAAGGCTGATTACATGGCAAAGCGTCTACAAGAAAAAGGATTTACTATTAAGAATCAATCTCCATTCTTTAATGAATTTGTTGTGGAGCTTCCTCGTCCAGTTAAAGAAGTTAATGAAAAAGCTCTTGAAGCTGGAATAATTGGTGGGTATGACTTAGGAATTGATTATGGCTTTGACAACCAAATGCTTATTGCCGTAACAGAACAACGAACAAAAGAAG